A window from Lactiplantibacillus pentosus encodes these proteins:
- a CDS encoding ABC transporter ATP-binding protein, which yields MERSQTAYSRQAGQKFDLKQFLQLIRHTSPRYWQLWLGLGLGLLATGAQLMVPKFAQTLINGFSHGVNQSLLIGVIALFLISAVISALSGTLLGVFGENVVANLRGTLWHKLVRLPVRYFDNVKTGEMTSRLVNDSTQIKDLLANAFPQMMTSLMQLVGAIAIMVLMDWKMTVIMVLAIPIVLLVMFPIMRQTGKIGHERQDALAGFSGTAEETLSEIRLVKSSNAEPVETTTGAGQIKTLYRIGLREAVYDSISGPVMTATMMALFVGVLLYASARVASGTMTMGTLVSFLMYLFQIIGPAGTLGQFFTTLAKASGSTARIRELLAEPEEQLTAGDTHSVANETLAMDHVDFAYDEDKQILHDVSFEAQPNTVVAFAGPSGGGKSTIFSLLERYYQPTAGQIRIGNQDIEDLSINSWRSQIGYVSQDSAIMAGTIRQNLTYGADRDYSDAELWRVLTLASAADFVSAMAEGLDTQVGERGVKVSGGQRQRLAIARAFLRDPKILMLDEATASLDSESEAMVQQALGELMKGRTTLVIAHRLSTIVDADQIYFIEDGHVSGSGTHQELMANVPLYRDYVKIQFKE from the coding sequence ATGGAACGATCACAAACGGCATACTCGCGTCAGGCGGGTCAGAAGTTTGATTTAAAACAGTTTTTACAATTAATTCGGCATACCAGTCCTCGTTACTGGCAACTATGGCTAGGCCTCGGATTGGGACTATTGGCGACGGGTGCGCAATTGATGGTGCCCAAGTTTGCCCAGACACTCATCAACGGGTTTAGTCATGGTGTCAATCAGTCACTGCTAATCGGTGTGATTGCACTGTTCCTCATTAGCGCCGTCATCAGTGCGTTATCAGGCACACTGCTCGGGGTCTTCGGTGAAAATGTCGTGGCGAATTTACGTGGCACGCTGTGGCATAAATTAGTGCGGTTACCAGTCCGCTACTTTGATAACGTCAAGACGGGCGAGATGACCTCGCGGCTCGTCAACGATTCGACGCAGATCAAGGACTTGCTCGCCAATGCCTTCCCACAGATGATGACGTCCTTGATGCAGTTAGTCGGCGCCATCGCCATCATGGTTCTGATGGACTGGAAGATGACCGTGATCATGGTCTTGGCGATTCCAATCGTTTTATTAGTGATGTTTCCGATTATGCGCCAAACTGGCAAGATTGGGCATGAGCGGCAAGACGCACTCGCGGGATTTAGTGGCACGGCGGAAGAAACGTTGAGTGAAATTCGACTGGTCAAATCATCGAATGCGGAACCAGTGGAAACGACGACCGGCGCGGGTCAAATCAAAACCCTTTATCGGATCGGATTACGTGAAGCAGTGTATGATTCGATTTCTGGTCCAGTCATGACGGCGACGATGATGGCACTATTCGTGGGCGTGCTGCTGTATGCATCGGCGCGCGTCGCCAGTGGCACGATGACGATGGGAACCTTAGTGTCCTTTCTAATGTACCTGTTTCAAATTATCGGTCCCGCTGGTACGCTCGGGCAATTCTTCACGACCTTAGCCAAGGCGAGTGGGTCAACCGCCCGTATTCGGGAGTTACTCGCTGAACCTGAAGAACAATTGACCGCTGGTGACACCCATTCAGTTGCCAACGAAACGTTAGCGATGGACCATGTTGATTTTGCTTATGATGAGGATAAACAAATCTTGCATGACGTGAGCTTTGAAGCGCAACCCAATACCGTCGTGGCGTTTGCCGGGCCTTCTGGTGGCGGTAAATCAACGATTTTCAGCTTGCTTGAACGTTATTATCAACCAACTGCCGGGCAAATTCGGATTGGCAATCAAGATATTGAGGACCTCAGCATTAATAGCTGGCGGTCACAGATTGGCTATGTCAGTCAGGATTCGGCCATTATGGCTGGTACGATTCGTCAAAACCTGACGTATGGCGCGGATCGTGACTATTCTGACGCTGAACTCTGGCGAGTCTTGACGTTGGCTTCAGCGGCAGATTTCGTCAGTGCGATGGCGGAGGGTCTTGATACCCAAGTCGGTGAACGCGGCGTTAAAGTCAGTGGCGGACAACGGCAACGACTGGCAATTGCACGGGCGTTCTTACGGGACCCCAAGATTTTGATGTTGGATGAAGCGACGGCTAGTTTGGATTCGGAATCAGAAGCGATGGTGCAACAAGCACTGGGTGAATTGATGAAGGGTCGTACCACGCTGGTGATTGCCCACCGGTTGAGTACGATTGTTGATGCCGACCAGATTTACTTCATCGAAGACGGGCATGTCAGCGGTTCCGGGACTCATCAGGAATTAATGGCCAACGTCCCGTTATATCGTGATTACGTCAAGATTCAATTTAAAGAATAA
- a CDS encoding MarR family winged helix-turn-helix transcriptional regulator, with translation MTDHNRDLFNSFGQLFQNRAFMMAMAQQFHFGDRGNDRGGRGQMGILRVLADAPAGLTNAEIAEILDIRPSSVSATLSRLEDAELITREPSPRDKRVVIIKLSARGQEMAAHRVQGTNDLADQLFGNLTDEECEQLQRLLAKLRANADGIDIRELMYFGQQHGFGPHPGWGRGPRWFN, from the coding sequence ATGACAGATCATAATCGAGATTTATTCAATAGTTTTGGTCAATTGTTTCAGAATCGGGCGTTCATGATGGCAATGGCCCAACAATTTCATTTTGGTGACCGTGGTAATGATCGGGGTGGTCGCGGCCAGATGGGGATTTTGCGGGTATTAGCGGATGCGCCAGCGGGCTTGACGAATGCTGAGATTGCCGAAATTTTAGACATCCGGCCCAGTTCAGTCAGCGCGACCTTGAGTCGGTTGGAAGACGCGGAACTGATTACGCGTGAGCCAAGTCCGCGTGACAAACGGGTCGTGATTATCAAATTGAGTGCCCGTGGACAGGAAATGGCCGCACATCGCGTCCAAGGTACCAATGATTTAGCTGACCAGTTATTCGGCAATCTAACGGACGAAGAATGCGAACAATTGCAGCGCTTATTGGCAAAATTACGCGCAAATGCGGATGGTATTGATATTCGGGAATTGATGTACTTTGGCCAGCAACATGGTTTTGGTCCTCATCCAGGGTGGGGACGGGGCCCACGGTGGTTCAACTAA
- a CDS encoding nitroreductase family protein, with protein sequence MTATMTTNIKNNDFKDVVFNRQSVRQFDPAVKIDRTELQTIIDETISAPSACNLQSWHFVVADTAEGKAKAKSVLMKFNYPQIDSCSAMIFVLGDTQSHLVYRDVWNKACEEGRITPEKRDEIFKTFLPMYENATPEFLKADAMIDSSMAAMQLLLIARAHGYDTNPIAGYAADKVATTFGLDPKRYVPVMAIAIGKAASQPITTTRYDGSQVTEFC encoded by the coding sequence ATGACTGCAACAATGACGACTAATATTAAGAATAATGATTTTAAAGACGTTGTGTTTAACCGGCAATCAGTTCGCCAATTTGATCCAGCCGTTAAGATTGACCGGACTGAATTACAGACGATTATCGATGAGACCATCAGCGCCCCATCAGCTTGCAATTTGCAATCCTGGCATTTTGTGGTTGCGGATACGGCAGAAGGTAAGGCAAAAGCTAAGTCCGTCCTGATGAAATTCAACTATCCACAAATTGATTCCTGTTCCGCAATGATTTTCGTTTTAGGCGATACTCAGTCACACTTGGTTTATCGCGATGTTTGGAACAAAGCTTGTGAAGAAGGACGCATCACGCCTGAAAAACGGGACGAAATCTTCAAGACGTTCCTGCCAATGTATGAAAACGCGACGCCTGAATTCCTGAAAGCCGATGCGATGATCGACAGTAGTATGGCAGCGATGCAACTGTTACTGATTGCCCGGGCTCACGGCTATGACACCAATCCGATTGCTGGCTATGCTGCGGATAAAGTTGCGACGACGTTTGGCCTTGATCCTAAACGGTACGTGCCAGTCATGGCGATTGCCATTGGTAAGGCGGCCAGTCAACCGATTACGACGACCCGGTATGATGGCAGTCAAGTGACGGAATTCTGTTAA
- the nagE gene encoding N-acetylglucosamine-specific PTS transporter subunit IIBC, producing MKNYLQRMGRSLQLPVAVLPAAALLVGIGNWWAAASNDIVAHFLQAGGNAVLGQLPLLFAVGLALGMSKDKDGAAALAGLVAFELPTNVLKPESVATLLNIKIATVNPAFNQIGNVLIGILSGLIAAALYNRFHETKLPMALSFFSGKRLVPILAAVTMLLVSVVLLIVWPPVYDVLVAFGKLIVGFGAVGAGLYGFFNRLLIPTGLHQALNSVFWFDVAGINDIGKFIAHKGVKGITGMYQGGFFPVMMFGLPAGAYAIYRNARPERKVETASLMMAGAFASFFTGVTEPLEFSFMFVAWPLYVLHAVFTGLSLGFAAFMHWTAGFGFSAGFVDYVLSLSNPIANHPLMLIPQGLVLAAIYYFGFNFAIKKFHLMTPGREPITADDADDLALASVATDADDDKYTRQAKQIYAALGGADNLTVIDNCTTRLRLQLKDTGTINEAAIKHSGAAGINKLDEHNLQIIIGTEVQFVADALTKLKAANAPISTTLTSNEEDPTTTEMPGITSGVTTDFYSVANGQYVDIEAVADKTFADKMLGDGFAINPSDGTICAPIDGTVSTVFPTKHAIGFKTASGLEILLHMGIDTVELNGAPFEILVQADQPVQHGEVVAKVDLAAINTAGKDATMMVIITNMAAVNLMKFKMLSNQVNVSDEIMLVTTK from the coding sequence ATGAAGAATTACTTACAACGCATGGGTCGTTCACTGCAATTGCCCGTCGCCGTCCTACCAGCCGCCGCGCTGCTGGTTGGGATTGGGAACTGGTGGGCAGCCGCCAGTAACGATATCGTCGCGCACTTCTTACAAGCTGGCGGTAACGCTGTTTTGGGGCAGTTACCACTACTGTTCGCCGTCGGATTAGCCTTAGGGATGTCCAAGGACAAGGATGGCGCTGCAGCCCTAGCCGGCCTCGTTGCCTTCGAATTACCGACCAACGTTTTGAAGCCTGAGTCAGTGGCAACGCTGCTCAATATTAAGATTGCGACCGTCAATCCAGCTTTTAATCAAATTGGAAACGTTCTCATCGGGATTCTTTCTGGTCTGATCGCAGCTGCACTGTATAATCGTTTTCACGAAACTAAGTTGCCAATGGCGTTGTCCTTCTTTAGTGGCAAACGCTTAGTTCCAATTTTAGCCGCAGTGACGATGCTGCTCGTCAGTGTCGTCCTGCTGATCGTTTGGCCACCCGTTTATGATGTACTGGTTGCCTTTGGTAAGCTTATTGTTGGCTTTGGCGCAGTTGGTGCCGGACTCTACGGCTTCTTCAACCGTCTATTGATTCCCACTGGACTGCATCAAGCCCTGAACTCCGTTTTCTGGTTCGACGTCGCTGGCATCAATGATATTGGGAAATTCATCGCTCACAAAGGAGTCAAAGGGATTACCGGGATGTATCAAGGTGGCTTCTTTCCCGTCATGATGTTTGGTCTTCCAGCCGGAGCGTATGCAATTTATCGCAATGCACGCCCTGAACGCAAAGTTGAAACGGCCTCATTGATGATGGCCGGGGCCTTCGCTTCCTTCTTCACCGGGGTAACGGAACCCTTGGAATTCTCATTCATGTTCGTCGCCTGGCCGCTCTACGTGTTGCACGCTGTTTTCACTGGCTTATCCTTAGGATTTGCCGCCTTCATGCATTGGACCGCTGGATTTGGCTTCTCAGCCGGCTTCGTTGATTACGTGCTCAGTCTGAGCAACCCGATTGCCAATCATCCACTGATGCTGATTCCACAAGGCTTAGTTCTAGCTGCGATTTACTACTTCGGCTTTAATTTTGCCATCAAGAAGTTCCATCTGATGACACCTGGTCGCGAACCGATCACTGCCGACGATGCCGATGATTTGGCATTAGCTTCGGTTGCCACGGATGCTGATGATGACAAGTATACCCGTCAAGCCAAGCAAATTTATGCCGCATTAGGCGGTGCCGACAACTTGACGGTTATCGACAATTGTACGACGCGATTGCGGCTCCAACTCAAAGACACAGGCACGATCAACGAAGCCGCCATCAAACACAGTGGCGCTGCCGGCATCAATAAGTTGGATGAACACAACTTGCAAATTATTATCGGAACTGAAGTCCAATTCGTCGCTGACGCGCTTACTAAGCTGAAAGCCGCCAATGCGCCGATTTCGACCACGTTAACTTCAAATGAAGAAGACCCCACAACTACTGAAATGCCGGGTATCACGAGTGGTGTGACAACTGATTTTTACAGCGTGGCGAACGGCCAATATGTCGACATTGAGGCAGTAGCAGACAAGACCTTTGCGGATAAAATGCTCGGCGATGGATTCGCCATCAATCCAAGTGACGGGACGATTTGTGCGCCCATCGATGGTACCGTCAGCACCGTCTTCCCCACCAAACACGCGATTGGTTTCAAGACCGCATCCGGCCTCGAAATTCTGCTACACATGGGAATTGACACCGTTGAACTAAACGGCGCTCCCTTCGAGATTCTTGTTCAGGCTGACCAACCCGTTCAACATGGTGAAGTCGTAGCCAAGGTTGATTTAGCCGCAATTAACACCGCTGGCAAGGACGCCACGATGATGGTCATCATCACCAACATGGCCGCCGTCAACTTGATGAAATTCAAGATGCTCAGTAACCAAGTCAACGTCAGCGATGAAATCATGCTAGTCACTACCAAGTAA
- a CDS encoding ABC transporter ATP-binding protein: protein MPQPAILNVQHLQKVFFPGTSNERHVLKDVNLTIEPGEFVAVIGNNGAGKSTLLNTIAGTLSTDAGEIELAGHQVTNRPVAYRSRWVARVFQDPKLGTAGDLSVAQNLTLAARHTGSLSLRRYWRRDQEAQYLNLLASLNMGLEQRLNTQVKYLSGGQRQALSLLMATLSHPELLLLDEHTAALDPQTSAEVMALTQKIVMANQLTTMMITHKMSDALAYGDRLVMVQDGQIKLDVRGAAKQALQADELLTMFAG, encoded by the coding sequence ATGCCACAACCAGCCATTCTGAACGTACAACACTTACAAAAGGTCTTCTTTCCGGGAACCAGCAACGAGCGGCACGTCTTAAAGGACGTGAATCTAACGATTGAACCCGGCGAATTCGTGGCCGTGATTGGCAATAATGGGGCTGGTAAGTCGACACTGCTCAACACGATTGCCGGTACGCTCAGCACCGATGCCGGGGAAATCGAACTAGCCGGGCACCAGGTAACCAATCGGCCCGTTGCGTACCGCTCACGGTGGGTCGCCCGCGTCTTTCAGGATCCCAAATTAGGGACAGCGGGTGACTTGAGCGTTGCCCAGAACTTAACGTTAGCGGCGCGGCATACCGGAAGCTTGAGTCTGCGTCGGTATTGGCGTCGTGACCAAGAAGCGCAGTATTTGAACTTATTGGCTAGCCTCAACATGGGCTTGGAACAGCGTTTGAATACCCAGGTGAAATACTTGTCGGGTGGGCAGCGACAGGCCTTATCCTTATTGATGGCCACGCTCAGCCACCCTGAATTGTTACTGTTAGACGAGCACACCGCCGCCCTTGACCCACAAACGAGCGCCGAGGTGATGGCGTTGACGCAAAAAATTGTGATGGCTAATCAGCTGACGACCATGATGATTACCCACAAGATGAGTGATGCGCTTGCGTACGGCGACCGTTTGGTGATGGTCCAAGACGGCCAGATCAAGTTAGATGTCCGTGGGGCAGCCAAACAAGCGCTGCAGGCGGATGAATTGTTGACGATGTTTGCAGGGTAA
- a CDS encoding ABC transporter permease, with the protein MLTTSIGQGLLWAPLVIGVFLTFRILNIPDLTTEGSFPLGAAVTISAMLAGQSAVTASLLGFISGCAAGWVTGMLDTKLKMPSLLAGILTMTGLYSINMHIMGKANIPLLAQKTLMMGLPASWSPDLQTIVVGASVTLMVVIVLIWLFATRLGLSLMATGNNPAMSAANGIYTDRMVIIGYMLSNGLIALSGGLIAQSNGYADIGMGIGTIVIGLASVLVGEIFLHGRQMWVRLTGMVVGAIVYRYLLTLAMGLGFPVNDLKILSAVILVIVICLPLLQNKYRTKRQLRRYLKEIGVDQYATTSHSERTTLTKGLLSGNQQRAARLKGRESND; encoded by the coding sequence ATGTTAACGACAAGTATTGGTCAGGGATTATTATGGGCGCCACTCGTGATTGGGGTCTTCTTAACTTTCAGAATTCTGAACATTCCAGATTTGACGACGGAAGGTAGCTTCCCGCTCGGGGCGGCGGTGACGATTAGTGCGATGTTAGCTGGGCAATCGGCGGTGACCGCCAGCCTACTTGGCTTCATCAGTGGCTGTGCCGCCGGATGGGTGACTGGGATGCTCGATACTAAGTTGAAAATGCCGTCATTACTGGCCGGAATTTTAACGATGACCGGGTTGTATTCAATCAATATGCACATTATGGGTAAGGCGAACATCCCGCTACTCGCGCAAAAAACGTTGATGATGGGTTTACCAGCCAGCTGGTCACCGGACTTGCAAACAATCGTTGTGGGTGCCAGCGTCACGCTAATGGTCGTGATCGTACTGATCTGGCTATTTGCGACTCGGTTGGGCTTGTCCTTGATGGCGACGGGGAACAACCCGGCAATGAGTGCCGCCAACGGTATTTATACTGATCGAATGGTGATTATTGGCTACATGCTATCCAACGGGCTGATTGCCTTATCAGGTGGGCTGATTGCTCAGAGCAACGGTTATGCGGATATCGGGATGGGCATCGGAACGATTGTGATTGGCCTAGCGTCAGTCCTCGTCGGTGAAATCTTCTTACACGGCCGCCAAATGTGGGTCCGTTTGACTGGGATGGTCGTTGGGGCCATCGTTTATCGTTACCTATTAACGTTAGCGATGGGCCTAGGCTTCCCGGTCAACGACCTTAAGATTTTATCCGCAGTGATTCTCGTTATCGTGATTTGTTTGCCACTATTACAAAATAAATACCGGACCAAACGACAATTGCGCCGGTACCTCAAAGAGATTGGAGTCGATCAATATGCCACAACCAGCCATTCTGAACGTACAACACTTACAAAAGGTCTTCTTTCCGGGAACCAGCAACGAGCGGCACGTCTTAAAGGACGTGAATCTAACGATTGA
- a CDS encoding ABC transporter substrate-binding protein, with protein sequence MKKTILTGVILGAGLLLAGCGQQVTANKKTVSIGILQVVQHGSLDQARKGFKAGLQKELKAHGSKLKVKYRYLNAQGDQSNLNTMSQQLVQQKNDLLVGIATPAAQALAKKTTSIPTLVTAVTDLKAAGLVKSDTKPQNNVSGTSDLMPVGKQLQLLKNMATGNKPLGMMYNSSEENSVLQVKIAKAYAKKHHIDLKVVSATSTNDVASVLAGLTGQISGLYLPTDNLMASAMKTIGQKAAAAKLPVVTGSIEMAEDGGTATYGLNYYELGEQTGKMAYQVLVKKQKPQTMAVQTADKLHLYVNKSNANAIGIKPSSIKQP encoded by the coding sequence ATGAAAAAGACAATTTTAACGGGTGTTATTTTAGGTGCCGGCTTACTGCTCGCCGGTTGTGGACAACAAGTAACGGCTAACAAGAAGACCGTTTCGATCGGGATTTTACAAGTGGTGCAACACGGATCATTGGACCAGGCACGCAAAGGCTTCAAAGCCGGATTACAAAAAGAATTGAAGGCGCATGGTAGCAAGCTCAAGGTCAAGTATCGCTACTTGAATGCGCAGGGCGACCAAAGCAACTTGAACACGATGAGCCAGCAGTTAGTTCAACAAAAGAATGATCTGCTAGTGGGAATTGCGACGCCCGCTGCTCAGGCGCTGGCAAAAAAGACGACCAGTATACCGACCCTAGTGACAGCGGTCACGGATTTAAAGGCTGCCGGATTGGTCAAGAGTGATACCAAACCGCAAAATAATGTCAGTGGGACGAGCGATTTGATGCCGGTCGGGAAGCAATTACAACTGCTGAAAAATATGGCGACTGGCAATAAGCCGTTAGGGATGATGTATAACTCATCGGAAGAAAATTCCGTGTTACAAGTCAAGATCGCCAAGGCGTATGCCAAGAAGCATCACATTGATTTAAAGGTCGTCAGCGCCACCAGTACTAATGATGTCGCGAGTGTCTTAGCCGGTTTGACAGGTCAGATTTCTGGGCTGTACTTGCCGACGGATAACTTGATGGCGAGTGCGATGAAGACGATCGGTCAGAAAGCAGCCGCTGCCAAACTACCAGTGGTGACTGGTTCGATTGAAATGGCCGAAGATGGCGGCACGGCGACCTATGGGCTGAACTACTATGAATTAGGCGAACAGACTGGGAAGATGGCCTACCAAGTGTTAGTTAAAAAGCAGAAGCCACAGACGATGGCGGTGCAAACGGCTGATAAGTTACACCTGTATGTCAATAAGTCAAATGCCAACGCGATTGGAATCAAACCAAGTAGTATCAAACAACCTTAG
- a CDS encoding WxL domain-containing protein produces the protein MRRYQKIISLSLLLVSGLCLLWGLRLTGHAATGLTSAMTTMPTSSTSYYTIYETGNVVGYNISGGIGSYPKLTKVTANYANEGRLSTKTTSMALTFSGTLTANSAEIKSLYYDVFYKSADADSGTSLVTTTPSNMAYGTSSVTMNSTKTLSVNMSKLKDDLPVYVGFRLTTTSGVTATYRLAIFNKVSLKTTLDTPTSTDSKLTGSGIAGNTVSTTINGTTYTATIGSDGKYEIKLNNTLNGVSSVTVTQTGDADYGESESVTKDVTVAPLTIKSTTTSVNLSVTDLEGLTSDADVVSWLVKQAGVVATNPSNASDTMTYYASESDLLTTFKGLADNQSTTVHVYAKSASGLTSEELALQVTKLAGTLSFSELSSSLGFGNLTVPVNPTVYQPTSTMNVTVADTRSTGSKWYLYVSATPLTSTTVTGRTLKGDLIYRDGSTDTVLTNQSMLVQQGQKVAGTTDTKVTSDWSSTKGIGLSVQPGIYADTYQGTLKWTLTDTPDN, from the coding sequence GTGCGACGTTATCAAAAAATCATTAGTCTAAGCTTATTGCTGGTCAGTGGCCTGTGCCTCTTATGGGGATTACGATTGACTGGGCATGCAGCCACCGGGTTGACTTCGGCGATGACAACGATGCCGACGAGCAGTACCTCGTACTATACAATTTATGAAACGGGGAATGTTGTTGGTTATAACATTTCTGGTGGGATTGGGTCGTATCCTAAGCTGACTAAGGTCACGGCCAACTACGCAAATGAGGGGCGGCTCTCCACCAAAACGACGAGTATGGCGTTGACTTTTAGTGGGACGTTAACGGCTAATTCAGCTGAGATCAAATCGCTGTATTATGACGTTTTCTACAAGTCTGCGGATGCTGATTCCGGTACATCTCTAGTGACGACCACGCCGTCAAATATGGCTTATGGGACGAGTTCAGTTACGATGAATTCAACCAAAACGCTTTCAGTCAATATGAGTAAACTGAAAGATGATCTGCCGGTGTATGTCGGCTTCCGGCTCACAACAACTAGTGGTGTGACGGCAACCTACCGTTTAGCTATTTTTAACAAGGTTAGTCTGAAAACGACGCTGGATACACCGACCTCGACGGACAGTAAGCTGACGGGGAGTGGAATTGCTGGTAATACGGTCAGCACGACCATCAATGGGACGACCTATACGGCAACAATCGGCAGTGATGGTAAGTATGAAATCAAACTCAATAATACGTTGAATGGCGTCAGTTCCGTCACGGTCACGCAGACTGGTGACGCTGATTACGGTGAATCCGAATCAGTTACCAAAGACGTGACGGTCGCACCATTGACGATTAAGAGTACGACGACTAGCGTCAACTTGTCGGTCACTGATTTGGAAGGCCTGACGAGTGATGCGGATGTTGTGAGTTGGCTGGTCAAACAAGCCGGGGTCGTTGCGACTAATCCTAGCAATGCCAGTGACACAATGACCTATTATGCTAGCGAGTCGGATCTACTCACAACGTTCAAAGGACTTGCCGACAATCAAAGTACCACGGTTCACGTTTATGCAAAGAGTGCTAGTGGTTTGACCTCAGAAGAATTGGCCCTGCAAGTCACTAAGCTAGCGGGGACCTTATCCTTTAGTGAATTGAGTAGTAGCCTCGGATTTGGTAACTTAACGGTGCCAGTCAATCCGACCGTCTATCAACCGACTAGCACGATGAACGTGACGGTCGCAGACACCCGCTCGACCGGGTCTAAGTGGTACTTATACGTGAGCGCGACCCCGTTGACATCCACGACGGTTACGGGGCGGACGCTAAAAGGTGATCTGATTTATCGCGATGGTTCCACCGATACGGTACTCACAAATCAATCCATGTTGGTCCAGCAAGGCCAAAAAGTTGCTGGTACTACTGATACCAAGGTGACGAGTGACTGGTCCAGTACGAAGGGCATTGGTCTTTCCGTACAGCCAGGAATTTATGCCGACACCTATCAAGGGACCTTGAAGTGGACCCTGACTGATACGCCGGATAACTAG
- a CDS encoding DUF916 and DUF3324 domain-containing protein: MKKIMQSIAAILFIVGGLAAAIPAQAANSSTNNNIGFSVSAQTPDNQIDKQATFFDLKMKSGQTQTLRTRIYNTTNRDIRVKMGIHTAYTNSAGAIEYVTPAKKYDASLRYRVDQLTKIQGPTTVTVPANGSKVVSAKTTMPTNDFNGALLGGWYFKRVDQKVTGEVKGATNVSSVYSYVVGIKYSLGTAPSPVLKLSDVSAGMVNYHRSIVATLRNTTAVMIPRVTMKTVVTAKDSDKTVVKATKKGVMLAPNTTFNYPMLLNKQKLQAGTYHLHMVATNSDHKWTFDRDFKISAATAKTYNDDTVDDNGISIWWLIGLGALGMLIIVLLVLWLVLWLKKRRQTQK; the protein is encoded by the coding sequence ATGAAAAAAATAATGCAAAGCATCGCTGCAATTTTATTTATCGTCGGAGGCTTGGCAGCGGCCATTCCGGCACAGGCAGCCAATAGTAGCACCAATAATAATATTGGTTTCAGCGTATCGGCCCAGACACCTGATAATCAGATCGATAAACAAGCAACCTTTTTTGATTTGAAAATGAAGTCGGGACAGACGCAAACGTTACGGACGCGTATCTATAACACGACTAATCGTGATATTCGCGTGAAGATGGGCATTCATACCGCCTATACCAATTCGGCGGGAGCCATCGAATATGTGACACCGGCGAAAAAGTATGACGCGTCACTGCGGTATCGAGTGGACCAATTGACTAAGATTCAGGGCCCAACTACCGTCACGGTACCGGCTAACGGTTCCAAAGTCGTGAGTGCTAAAACCACGATGCCGACGAACGATTTCAACGGGGCGTTACTTGGTGGCTGGTATTTCAAACGTGTCGATCAAAAAGTGACCGGTGAAGTCAAAGGTGCAACCAACGTTAGCAGCGTCTATTCCTATGTGGTTGGCATCAAGTACAGTTTGGGGACCGCGCCATCACCAGTTTTAAAATTAAGTGACGTTTCGGCTGGGATGGTCAACTATCACCGTAGCATTGTCGCGACGCTACGCAACACAACGGCGGTCATGATTCCGCGGGTCACCATGAAGACGGTGGTCACGGCCAAGGATAGCGATAAGACTGTCGTTAAAGCGACTAAAAAGGGCGTGATGTTAGCCCCGAATACGACGTTTAATTATCCAATGTTGTTGAATAAGCAGAAATTACAGGCGGGGACTTACCACTTGCACATGGTCGCAACCAATAGTGATCATAAGTGGACCTTTGACCGCGATTTCAAAATCAGTGCGGCGACGGCCAAGACGTATAACGATGACACGGTCGACGATAACGGGATCAGTATTTGGTGGCTGATTGGCCTTGGGGCGCTCGGCATGCTGATCATCGTGTTACTAGTATTATGGCTGGTACTCTGGCTCAAAAAACGGCGCCAAACGCAAAAATAA